AAGCCTTCGCCGGACTCCACAGGCAGGAACCTGCCCGTATACAGGCCGTGCTCCAGCCCGTCACGAACGGCATCGGCATGGCCGCCGCGCCAGAAGACCAGCACCGGGCGCAGCTGGGCCAGATGCCTGCCCAGACGCTCATGCTCCCTGTCCGCCACGCTGCCCAGTTCGCGCATCTCGCCCAGCACCACCACGAAAGGCCGCTTCTGGGCGCTTTCCGCCGCGGCGTCAAGCATGCGGGCCATGGAAAGCGGGTTGGCGTTGTACGTATCGTCCACGATGTCCCAGCTGCCCCGGCGGCTGCGGGCAAAACGCTGCGGCGGCAGCTGCGCGTCGGCAAAACCGGCGGCGATCTCCTCGGCGCTCAGGCCCAGCATGTGGGCGGCGGCCGCCACGGCGATGCAGTTCTCGGTGCCGTAATCGCCGCGGAAAGGCGCCGTCACGTCGCAGGGACGGCCGTCCAGCCACAGGCGGTACTGCCCGTGCACGCCATCGCTGCACCCGGCATAGGCCGCACGATAGGAAAGCGGGCGGCCGCTGGCCGTGAAGAAGATCACGTCGCCGAACACGGCCCGTGCCTCGCGGACAAGGTCATCATAGTCGGCGCTCACGAGGGCCTGCCCTTCAGGGGCCAGATGCGCCAGCAGGCGGGACTTGTGCCAGGCCACGCCACGTTCGCCCAGGCCCTCGGTATGGGCGGCGCCCACATTGAGGATCAGGGCCAGATCAGGCTTGAGGATGGCGCCCAGCTCGTCCATGTCGCCCTCGTGGCTGATACCGGCCTCGAAGACCCAGAAGTCCTCGTCCCCGTCGGTCTTGAGCATGCACAGGGGCATGCCCACCTGGTTGTTGAGGTTGAGGGCATTGCAGGCGGTCTTGCCGCGCCGCGACAGCACATGGGCCAGCAGTTCCTTGACCGTGGTCTTGCCCGCGGAGCCGGTGATGCCCACCACCCGGGCGGAGGACTTGCCGCGCCAGAGGGCGGCCACGGCGCCCAGGGCCCGCACCGTATCCTGGACCGTCAGGACAGGCACGGACAGACCTTCCAGCGGACGGGCGGCCAGCACGGCCACAGCGCCCTGCTCCACGGCACGGGCGGCATAATCATGGCCGTCCACACGCTCACCGGCGATGCAGACGAACAGGCTGCCGGGCGCGGCCTCGCGGCTGTCCGTGACGACCGAAGTGACCGTCACGCTGCCGTCGGCCACCTTCACATCCCGGGCACAGCCCAGACAACGAACGATTTCAGCAAGATCTAGGCGCACCCCAACAGCTCCCGCACCACTTCCTGATCACTGTAGTGATGTTTGGTGCCCTGAATGATCTGATAGTCCTCATGGCCCTTGCCGGCGATCAGCAGGGCGTCATCGGGACCGAGCATCTCCACGGCCCTGGCCGTGGCCTTGCGGCGGTCCACCTCCACCACGACTTCCCTGGCTTCGCGCAGGCCGGGCAGCACATCCTCGAGGATGGCTTCCGGGTCCTCGAAACGGGGATTGTCCGATGTCAGCACGGCCACGTCGGAATAGCGGGCCACTGCCTCGCCCATGATGGGGCGCTTGGTGCGGTCACGGTTGCCGCCGCAGCCGAAGACCGTGACGATGCGCTTGAAACCGGCGCCGCGCAGGGCCTTCAGGACATTGACCAGGGCGTCGGGGGTGTGGGCGTAATCCACGAAGACGTGCAGCTTGCGGGCATTGGGCACCCGCTCCAGACGGCCGCACACGCCGTGGAAATCTTCCAGATGGCGCAGATCGTCCGGCATCAGGCCCAGCTCCAGGGCCAGGGCCTGCACGGAAAGGAGGTTGGAGGCATTGAAGGCTCCCACCAGCGGCGAGCGCAGCTCCCATTGCTGGCCGTCCAGATGCATCCGCAGATGGCAGCCGTCCGTCCCGGCGGACAGCAGCTCGCCCCACAGATGGCGCTGCTGCGGGAGCGCCCTGTGCAGGCCGAAGGACAGGGCGCGCGGGCACAGCTCCAGCAGGCGGCGGCCCCAGGGGTCATCGCCGTTGATGGCCATGACCTTGTCGGCGCGGGGCAGTTCCAGGAACAGGCGGGACTTGGCCCGGAAATAGCTTTCCATGTCCTGGTGGAAATCCAGATGGTCCTGGGTCAGGTTGCTGAAGGAAGCCCCGGCAAAGGGCACCCCGCAGACGCGCTGCTGGTCCAGGGCATGGGAGGAGACCTCCATGACGGCGATGTCCACACCGGCCTGTGCCATGGCCGCCAGCATGGCGTGCACGCGCAAAGGATCGGGCGTGGTCAGGGGCGCGGCCTCGCTATGGCCGGGCCAGCGGTAGCTCACCGTGCCCAGCACGCCCACCTTGTGCCCGGTGGCCGTGAACAGATGTTCCAGCAGATAGGCGCTGGTGGTCTTGCCGTTGGTGCCGGTGACCCCCAGCACGCGCAGCGGCAGGCTGCCGGTATGCCAGCGGGCCTCGGCCAGACGCCACAGGGCCTCGCGGGGATCCTCGTGACAGATCACCGTGCGGCCCGCGGCGCGGGCGGCTTCGGCCTCGGCCCTGCCGGGCAGGCAGACGATGGTGGACGCACCGGCCTCCACGGCCGGCGGGATGAAACGGGCGCCGTCGGCGTTGACGCCGGGGACAGCCACAAAGATGTCCCCTTTGCCGACCTCACGCGAGTCGGAGCGTATCTCCCCCCCCTCACGGCGCACCTTGTCGAGCAATTGATCGAATTGGCGATTCACGGTTACCTCTCCGAGAGCCACAGAATGTAAGTGACGTTTTCCCCTTCCTTGGGCCAGGCCGTGCCCGGCGGCGGGCTCTGCCTGACCACGCGCGTGCCGGTCCCCTTGAGTTCCGGCACGACCCCGGCGCGGGCGAACAGTTCCACGGCGTTGCGCACCGTCTTGCCCTTGACGTCCGGGACCCGGCTGGAAGCCTTGGCCAGATGGCCGGGCTGCTGCATGGACGGCGGACGGCTGGTCTGGACGTCCTCCCTGGCCAGGAAGGGCACATCCAGCCGTGAAAGCTTGAGGCCGCGCTGACGCCCCTTGTCCTTGTCCGGCTTGTCGTCCTTTTCCGCCTGCCTGACCGCATCGGGAACGATGGCGCCGCTGTAGGTGATGGCACGCGAGGCGATCTCGCGAAACACCGGCGCGGCCACCACGCCCCCGTACTGGTTCTTGGTGGGTTCGTCCACCAGCACCACGATCAGATAGCGGGGATCGTCGGCAGGCAAAAAGCCCACGAAGGAGGCCAGACGCTTGGAGCCGTAGGAGCCGGCCTTGTGGTCGGCTTTCTGGGCGGTGCCGGTCTTGCCGGCCACTTCCACGCCTTCGATGCGGGCCCGCTTGCCGGTGCCGTCCTTCTCTTCCACCACATCGCGCATCATGCCCATGACCTCGCGGCAGACACGTTCGGAAAAGATGCGTTCGTAGCGCTGCTCCACGTTGACCTGCTCGCGCAGCAGACGCAGGGGCTTGTAGACCCCGTTGTTGAGCAGGGTCAAGTAGCCCTGCGCCATCTGCAGGGCCGTGACGGACACGCTCTGCCCGAAGGACGCGGACATGAGGTCGGCCTCGCTCCAGGAGCGGGGCTGGCGCAGGATGCCCCGGCTGTCGGCCACGGGCACGCAGGTGCTCTCGCCGAAACCGAGGGCGCGCAGATATTTGTAGAGCGTGGGCGAGCCCAGCTCCAGACCGATCTTGGCCATGCCGATGTTGGAGGAATAGCGCAGCACCTTGTGCGCGGGCAGCACGCCCTGCCGCGAGGTGTCACGGATGGTCACCTTCTTGATCTCCCACTTGCCGTTCTCGCAGTCGATGGCCGTGTTGCGGTTGATCTTGCGCTCCTGCAGGGCCGAGGCCATGACGAAGGGCTTGAAGGTGGAGCCGGGCTCCAGGGCGTCGGAGGCCAGCCGGTTGCGGTAGATCATGGGGCTGGACTGGCGGTAGGTATTGGGATTGAAGAAGGGATACTGCGCCCAGGCAAGGATGTCGCCGCTGGGCACGTCCACCACCAGGGCCCCGCTCCAGCGGGCATCGAAGTCCCGGGCGGCGCGGGCCACGGCCTCTTCGGCGATGAACTGCAGCTGCACGTCCAGGGTCAGCATCAGGTCTTCGCCCCGGAGCTCGTCCTTGCCTTCTTCATGCAGGTAAAAACGGCGGCCCATGGCGTCGCGCTGCACCACCATGCGGGTGGGCGTGCCTGCGAGCCGGTCGTCCAGCGAGCGTTCCAGGCCTTCCAGGCCCTTGTCGTCCACGCCCACGAAACCGAGCA
This is a stretch of genomic DNA from Desulfovibrio piger. It encodes these proteins:
- a CDS encoding UDP-N-acetylmuramoyl-L-alanyl-D-glutamate--2,6-diaminopimelate ligase → MNRQFDQLLDKVRREGGEIRSDSREVGKGDIFVAVPGVNADGARFIPPAVEAGASTIVCLPGRAEAEAARAAGRTVICHEDPREALWRLAEARWHTGSLPLRVLGVTGTNGKTTSAYLLEHLFTATGHKVGVLGTVSYRWPGHSEAAPLTTPDPLRVHAMLAAMAQAGVDIAVMEVSSHALDQQRVCGVPFAGASFSNLTQDHLDFHQDMESYFRAKSRLFLELPRADKVMAINGDDPWGRRLLELCPRALSFGLHRALPQQRHLWGELLSAGTDGCHLRMHLDGQQWELRSPLVGAFNASNLLSVQALALELGLMPDDLRHLEDFHGVCGRLERVPNARKLHVFVDYAHTPDALVNVLKALRGAGFKRIVTVFGCGGNRDRTKRPIMGEAVARYSDVAVLTSDNPRFEDPEAILEDVLPGLREAREVVVEVDRRKATARAVEMLGPDDALLIAGKGHEDYQIIQGTKHHYSDQEVVRELLGCA
- a CDS encoding penicillin-binding transpeptidase domain-containing protein — protein: MFKFSSDAGDRKRRPGRAASRTVRSGGARRVSVAPKNRGLSWVDRVDWGKARITAVVAIFCVLWLGLWGRAWYLQMIEGPRLADKARRQHMATELVTGKRGMIMDRNGQVLARSVEARSVYARPQEIQDFLTMANTLGPILGIEPQKLYDELSKTKRRFVWVRRKVDDYTAEAVRKAGLPGIGLSKEYDRVYPFKHLAGQLLGFVGVDDKGLEGLERSLDDRLAGTPTRMVVQRDAMGRRFYLHEEGKDELRGEDLMLTLDVQLQFIAEEAVARAARDFDARWSGALVVDVPSGDILAWAQYPFFNPNTYRQSSPMIYRNRLASDALEPGSTFKPFVMASALQERKINRNTAIDCENGKWEIKKVTIRDTSRQGVLPAHKVLRYSSNIGMAKIGLELGSPTLYKYLRALGFGESTCVPVADSRGILRQPRSWSEADLMSASFGQSVSVTALQMAQGYLTLLNNGVYKPLRLLREQVNVEQRYERIFSERVCREVMGMMRDVVEEKDGTGKRARIEGVEVAGKTGTAQKADHKAGSYGSKRLASFVGFLPADDPRYLIVVLVDEPTKNQYGGVVAAPVFREIASRAITYSGAIVPDAVRQAEKDDKPDKDKGRQRGLKLSRLDVPFLAREDVQTSRPPSMQQPGHLAKASSRVPDVKGKTVRNAVELFARAGVVPELKGTGTRVVRQSPPPGTAWPKEGENVTYILWLSER
- a CDS encoding UDP-N-acetylmuramoyl-tripeptide--D-alanyl-D-alanine ligase; the encoded protein is MRLDLAEIVRCLGCARDVKVADGSVTVTSVVTDSREAAPGSLFVCIAGERVDGHDYAARAVEQGAVAVLAARPLEGLSVPVLTVQDTVRALGAVAALWRGKSSARVVGITGSAGKTTVKELLAHVLSRRGKTACNALNLNNQVGMPLCMLKTDGDEDFWVFEAGISHEGDMDELGAILKPDLALILNVGAAHTEGLGERGVAWHKSRLLAHLAPEGQALVSADYDDLVREARAVFGDVIFFTASGRPLSYRAAYAGCSDGVHGQYRLWLDGRPCDVTAPFRGDYGTENCIAVAAAAHMLGLSAEEIAAGFADAQLPPQRFARSRRGSWDIVDDTYNANPLSMARMLDAAAESAQKRPFVVVLGEMRELGSVADREHERLGRHLAQLRPVLVFWRGGHADAVRDGLEHGLYTGRFLPVESGEGFVQALREHLPADTGGQGGLMLFKGSRGNHLEELLEALERSDWLPGSRTESL